Part of the Canis aureus isolate CA01 chromosome 3, VMU_Caureus_v.1.0, whole genome shotgun sequence genome, AATTGGTTCAAGGCCTCGGCACTCAAACTCCACAATTGTCTTGAACTTCTCATTGTCTTCAGCCTAGAAAGGAAGTGTGTTAAGGGGGCAGGTCCAACTGGGCCCTTGGGAAGACCTCATTCCCCTATCCTTCCTGTAAGCCCAGAATGAGACTTGGGGGCAACTCCTCCCCTTCTGGAAGAAGACTGCATTGGGCACCTGCTCCTCATAAGACCTTCTTGGACATAGTTGCTACAGAAGAAAGACTGAGTTGTGGAGTCAGCCTGCCTGGATATGAGCTCAGACAGGCCTGCTTCTTTTCCCAACTGGGCCTAAGATTATCAGATTGGGCTGAGGGAAACCACTACAGGTTTGCTGTGAAAATCTGAACTATGTaaagtgccagacactgtgcccAAATGGTagataaaaattatcaaaataaaaaatatgagggatccctgggtggtgcagcggtttagcgcctgcctttggcccagggcgcgatcctggagacccgggatcaaatcccacgtcgggctcccggggcatggagcctgcttctccctctgcctgtgtctctgccctccccccccctctctgtgtgactatcataaaaaaaaaaaaaatatgaacaagaaTGTTAGGCTATAAAGTATCCAAATCTTCCAAACCTCTGCCATACTATGAGGCAGGAGGCTGAATTAAAAGCCTTTGAAATGGGGTTTTCATGTGGAAGAGGTGCCTCTTGAAGGGGCTAGTATAGTGAGGAAATTCATGCCTAAGTGACCCATGGGCTCTGAGATGCCATTCAGTCTCATTCTGTCATTCCCTGTAAAATCATTTCTACACACCaaccatgtgcctggcactgaTGAGGCACTCTGTTGGCCCTAGTTTGCTTTTTGTTAACTGGTGTTTCATCCACTATATATCATTTACTTGAAAACACTCACAACTTCTCCCTTTAACTTCCAGACAAAACTGAAAATTTGGCATAAGTCAAACATGTTTCAAAAATACTAAgtaagggggcatctgggtgactcagttaagtgtctgattttagctcaggtcctgatcttggggtcctgggactcagcccgTTCGGCTCTGTGTTcagcgggcagcctgcttctccttctgctcctccttttgcccctccccctgcccatactctgtcttatataaataaataaaattttaaattaaggaatAGGTGAATACAAGTAACTACCCTTTAAACAGAGAGACTCAAAGTACACCCTCCCTCTGTTGTCTTTGAActaatttgttacacagtaacATATAACTAGCTAATAACATCAACATCCAGGGTGCCAGAGATGGCTCCCCAATCCTCTGTGTAGACAAGCAAGTGCTTTCAGTGATGGAAACTGAGTGGCCAGGTTGGGCCAGAGGTTCCCTGAGCTCCCATAGCCCAGTGCTTATTAGAGAGGCACTGCAATAGCCTTATTTATGACTCTTCTGCCTTAAAAGCCAGTACATGGTGAGTGACTGATAGGAGTGAGTGAACAAGTAAGAATATGAGTGCCCCATGGCACGTCACTCTGGTGCAGAAAAAAACTCTGGAATCCAGGCTTCCCAGTTCCTAGCTTAGATTTAAATGCACCCTACCTACCACCACAGCAGGAAACTTACATTGTAAGATTTGATGGTGCTGCTCAAAATCTCTGAAACATCAAAGAGAAGACAAAGTTGACTTGAGTCCCTACTTGCCCCCATCCTGGTGCCCAGATGTGGCTCTGGGAGAGTCGGCTGCCACGGCCTGGGCACCTCAGGCCTAGGTCCACCCACAGTCACACGAGCCTGCTTTTGGTCCAGTACCAGGAAGATGTGGCCCAGCTGGCAGAGCTCAAGATTCGTGGCCCGACCTACCGATGGAGTTTTCCCTCGCACATAGTTTGCACTTCTGGACCATGGAGGCGCTGCCACGACCTCCCTTCAGTGCCACAGTGTCCTGGCAAGGGTAAACAGAAGCTGTCACCACACATTCATTAGACAAGATCCCATCTACCACTTAGACAGTTGAAGAGACCAAGACTCTGACAGGGAGTGCCATCTGCCAGGATAAGAATCCTGGGGAGCTCCTTGAGACTGAAAAAAGGATTCCCCTTGATTTTGAACTCTGCCTCACATTCCAAAGAAGCCTGTTCCAGGGCTGCCCTTCCAAACCACAGAAAACATGGTCCAAAGACCTGAGAGATTAGGGTCACAAGTTCCCTCCCCAGATCCCTGCCTAGAGGCCTAAGTGTTTGTGTGCAGCTATCGGGGTAGGGGAAGCAGTTACCATCAGCCGAATATACTGCCACTTCTCTGAAATCTCACCACAGTTGCCACATTTCATcttgagggaggaaaaagagggaTTAGTAAAGTAGTTGGCTCAGGTGGGCAGACAAGGAAACAGCAAGAAAAGTGTGACGTAGGCAGGGTCAAACTACCTTCTTATCCAGTTTCACCTCCTCTTTACTACCAGCCCCAAGAACACATCTGGATTTCTCTCTGGGCACAGAACAGGTCACGTGTTTCTCCTGCAGGCTTGCCCACCCTCCTCTAAGAAGTACCCGGTCTGGCTGGACATCGAGGGCTCAGGAAGGGCAGAAATGCTCTCAACagcgcccacccccacccctcgttGGGCCTGGGGCTTCCCTTGTAGGTTCCCAGTAGAAGTATTCATCACTGTTGTTACTCCACTTCTGTCTCCTTCGCTAGACTCTGCTTTCTGAAGCGGAAGAACATGAATTCCTCAAATAAGCCCTGGGACTCGAGCTTCAAAGTATTTGGTAGTAAAGGTGTCTAGAAAGCTTCCTAAAAGGGACAGAGCTTTCGCTGGGGTTTAGACGAGGAGCGACACAGAGCAGAAGCTACGAGATCTGGGAGAGCTAAGGGCCTCAGCCTGCTCTGCACGAGGGGCCTCCGTAGACCAGATTCGCCGGTACCGGGAGGGGAGAACAACATGAAGACGATTTCACGAGAAATAAAGCCCAATGTACAAGCGAAACACAAGGTGCAATTCCTCTCTTTACTAAAGAATCCCAAGACCCCTTCTTGTAAACCAAAGTAGCCTTTCGTTTAGTGTTTCCGTAACATGAAATATTTCACGGAGGAAAAATTACAAAGGGAATTCCGAGCCCTTGCCAATTAAGAATTAACCAATACAttctgaaaaatgaacaaattctagTCGGGAAAACAACATTTAAGGGTAATACATTTCCAATCTTGCCAAGACGCAGATCCTCGTAAGCCGACCTGGACACGGGAAAGCTCTCCCGGCGCCACCCGCTGGCGCCCCGCCCCTTCCGGAGTCGCTCCCCCACCCGGAACCTCGCGGCGCCGCGgcctcccaggcccctcccttCTCCCGCCCAGGGCCCCGCCCCTTCCGGAGTCGCTCCCCCACCCGGAACCTCGCGGCGCCGCGgcctcccaggcccctcccttCTCCCGCCCAGGGCCCCGCCCCTTCCGGAGTCGCTCCCCCACCCGGAACCTCGCGGCGCCGCGGCCTCCCaggtccctcccttctccccgcCCCTGGCGCCCCGCCCCTTCCGGAGTCGCTTCCCCACCCGAAACCTCGCGGCGCTGCGgcctcccaggcccctcccttctcccgcccagggccccgcccctcccggagTCGCTCCCCCACCCGGAACCTCGCGGCGCCGCGgcctcccaggcccctcccttctcccgcccacggccccgcccctcccggagTCGCTCCCCCACCCGGAACCTCGCGGCGCCGCGgcctcccaggcccctcccttctcccgcccagggccccgcccctcccggagTCGCTCCCCCACCCGGAACCTCGCGGCGCCGCGGCCTCCCaggtccctcccttctccccgcCCCTGGCGCCCCGCCCCTTCCGGAGTCGCTTCCCCACCCGGAACCTCGCGGCGCCGCGgcctcccaggcccctcccttCTCCCGTCCAGGGCCCCCCCCCTTCCGGAGTCGCTCCCCCACTCGGAACCTCGCGGCGCTGCGGCTTCCCAGGCCCCTCCCTTCTCCCGCCcagggccccgcccctcccggagTCGCTCCCCCACCCGAAACCTCGCGGCGCCGCGgcctcccaggcccctcccttctcccgtccagggccccgcccctcccggagTCGCTTCCCCACCCGAAACCTCGCGGCGCCGCGgcctcccaggcccctcccttctcccgtccagggccccgcccctcccggagTCGCTCCCCCACCCGGAACCTCGCGGCGCCGCGgcctcccaggcccctcccttctcccgcccagggccccgcccctcccggagTCGCTCCCCCACCCGAAACCTCGCGGCGCCGCGgcctcccaggcccctcccttCTCCCGTCCAGGGCCCCGCCCCTTCCGGAGTCGCTCCCCCACTCGGAACCTCGCGGCGCTGCGgcctcccaggcccctcccttctcccgcccagggccccgcccctccagccGCACCTTGAGGAACCACCGGAAGTCCTCGCCCAAGGGGCGGAGGTTGGTGACATTCTCCAGCGTGGCTTTGAGCTGCAGCGCAATTTTCTGTGGAGAGGGGGTGGCCGGAGAAAGGGCATCAACCGCGCCTGCGCAGCCTACCttgccccagccccgcccctcccagtacgagctctgcctccctgctccttcccagCACAAGCCCGCTCCTCTCATTCCCTCCTGGCACGAACTCCCGCCGCCCAGGTCCTCGCCACCTCCCTGTCCCTGCCTCGGCGGCAGCCTCCGCCTCACCCCCATAGTGGCGTGGCTCGGCTCGGCCCGACTCGGCCTGGCGACAGCGGCGGCCGCTGCTTTCCGGCCTGTCGTAAACGGTAGGCGCCGCCGGCGTACCGTGCGGGTGCGCATCTCCGGCGTgcgccgagggggcggggcctccacCCCTGGCAGCTGCCTCCCGCGTGGGCCGGTgttgtctccttccctcctctaaGGGGACCGGCGGGGTCTCGTGAGTCCACGATTAGCCTGCGCTCAGAGCCGCCGAACCTGCTTCCGGGTGTTTGCTGAACGCCGGTGTCCTGGCGGCACCATGCTAGTCTGAGGGATCGCGTAGCAAACACGACGTCCCTGCGCGAAGCCTCTGCCAGGGCTTTTCCTGCCCCTCAGTTCTGTCTGCTGgcccttccctctgtctctgcccccaacAGCCGCGCGGCCCCTCAGACGGCGTGGGTTCCCCTGCCCGCGGCCAGCTTCGCAGGCTGGGGGATGGGCGCTCCTCTGAACCGCCCGCCCTCTTTCCTTCGGGGGGTGCCCGTGACCGTGTCTCCGCCGCGGCCCCGTCGCCGGGTGGTCCCTGGGCGCCTGGTGTATGCTGTGCACGAGCTGAACCTGGGCTCTGTGCCCCCGTCCAGGGCACTTGAGGCCGCGGAAGCCCGCAGCTCACGGGCGCCGCTCCGCCTTTGGGGTTCTCCCTCTGGTCCTGTCCTCTTCACCACTGCCTTGGCTGCCTACGCACTACGTATAGAGGGGGCACCTGGACTTAGGAACCCTGAAGTCTCTGGTCCCAGATCTGGCCCCGAGTTCCACACCGTCGCCTTTGAAGGGGGCGGATGGTGTGtaggggccggggcggggggcggcaggACGCTGGCCTAGGAGTCAGGGCTGGGACGTGTCCCAAGCTGGCCTACCTAAGGGTGGGAGCTTACCCTGGTCACCTCCCCTCAAGTCAGACTCCCCAAGCCCAGCGCCTTCCTTTCAGTGCCCGCAAACTGGTCAAACAGCAGTTTGCCTAAGCAGTGCAATTTAGCAGCAAGAAGTTCCTGCAGATCTTCCTGCTGGACAAGTTCCCAGACTATCCATACAGCTGGTCTCGGTTCCTAATGACTTCTGGTATTCGGATTTTAacatttagttatttgagagagcgagacaCAGTGTGTGCTTGTGAgcatgaggaggggaggggcacagggagagggaggagactcGCGcccccagctccatcccaggacccagaggtcTTGACCAGactgaaggcagacccttcatCCACTGAGCCATGCAGCCGCCagtattctgattttaaaatggattattagAAACCTCTGAGACCAGGCATTTTAGCTTACATTATAATAAACCAAAATGTTTTCCTCCATACTGAAATACGTACAGATGTATCTTtaaaagaggattaaaaaaaaaaaaaaacccaacctcaATTATCTCAACAAACGTGGAGGGAGAAATTCCCTTTCACACCTAAAAATTTTGCAATACTTCATTAATGTAAAATATCCAGTGTTCAAATTTCCTTAATGAT contains:
- the CZIB gene encoding CXXC motif containing zinc binding protein isoform X2 → MRTRTVRRRRLPFTTGRKAAAAAVARPSRAEPSHATMGKIALQLKATLENVTNLRPLGEDFRWFLKDTVALKGGRGSASMVQKCKLCARENSIEILSSTIKSYNAEDNEKFKTIVEFECRGLEPIDFQPQAGFAAEGVESGTVFSDINLQEKDWTDYDEKAQESVGIYEVTHQFVKC
- the CZIB gene encoding CXXC motif containing zinc binding protein isoform X3, with the protein product MKCGNCGEISEKWQYIRLMDTVALKGGRGSASMVQKCKLCARENSIEILSSTIKSYNAEDNEKFKTIVEFECRGLEPIDFQPQAGFAAEGVESGTVFSDINLQEKDWTDYDEKAQESVGIYEVTHQFVKC
- the CZIB gene encoding CXXC motif containing zinc binding protein isoform X1, with product MRTRTVRRRRLPFTTGRKAAAAAVARPSRAEPSHATMGKIALQLKATLENVTNLRPLGEDFRWFLKMKCGNCGEISEKWQYIRLMDTVALKGGRGSASMVQKCKLCARENSIEILSSTIKSYNAEDNEKFKTIVEFECRGLEPIDFQPQAGFAAEGVESGTVFSDINLQEKDWTDYDEKAQESVGIYEVTHQFVKC